From the genome of Roseofilum reptotaenium CS-1145, one region includes:
- a CDS encoding 2OG-Fe(II) oxygenase has translation MNNSQVKFLDSPTEGYLLVENFLSTQECQILLDKISEYRKQFSVPKIHRYTKPIPLSYSVIDGLVVQSHFPQLQSLYQKVNTFINQYTNYPLFTLDSIQAGCNVNITEKGGSYRWHYDRNAVTALLFLNEVEGGEIEFYPNYRITLQSGKFSQIQSWIDQIQQYPLIRSWFGQKVVVEPKPGLLLVMCGDKCLHSVRQVTGSSDRINIVMTYDIPHASYAVEKPLNSYLYTSETVSASDPNYSSSHDPLKKF, from the coding sequence CAAGTTAAATTTTTAGATTCTCCAACTGAAGGATACTTGCTAGTCGAAAACTTTCTTTCAACCCAAGAATGTCAGATACTTCTTGATAAGATTTCTGAATATCGAAAACAGTTTTCAGTCCCCAAAATTCATCGCTATACTAAGCCAATTCCCCTCAGTTATTCTGTCATTGATGGACTGGTAGTTCAATCTCATTTTCCACAACTTCAAAGCTTATACCAGAAAGTCAATACATTCATTAATCAATATACCAATTACCCATTATTTACTCTAGATAGTATTCAAGCGGGATGTAATGTAAACATTACGGAAAAAGGAGGAAGCTATCGCTGGCATTACGATCGTAATGCAGTTACCGCTCTCCTATTCTTAAATGAAGTTGAGGGGGGTGAAATTGAATTTTATCCTAACTATAGAATAACTCTTCAGAGTGGTAAATTTTCACAAATTCAAAGTTGGATCGATCAAATACAACAATATCCATTAATACGTTCATGGTTTGGTCAAAAAGTTGTTGTAGAACCTAAACCTGGACTTCTTCTAGTCATGTGTGGTGATAAATGTCTTCATAGTGTTCGTCAAGTAACTGGATCTAGCGATCGTATTAACATCGTTATGACCTATGATATTCCTCACGCCAGTTATGCAGTAGAAAAGCCACTCAATAGTTATCTGTACACCTCAGAAACCGTATCAGCGTCAGACCCCAATTATTCCTCATCCCACGAT